The Haloterrigena turkmenica DSM 5511 nucleotide sequence AGGAGTCGAGAATGCGCTCCGGTTCCAAGTGCAGGTCCTCGAGCAGTTCCTCGGCCCGGTCGATCCCCTCTGGGACGTCCGCGTCGTGGGCCTTCAGCGTCTCCTCGAAGTGCGTTCGGATGGGCATCGTCGGGTTGAACGAGTTCATCGCCCCTTGGAACACCATCGAGATCTCCTCCCAACGGAGCGACCGCAGCTCGTCTTTCTCTAGGTCGAGTACGTCAACCGGTTCGTCGCCGTCCGGACGGTAGGTGATCTTGCCCATCAGGCGACCGGGAGACGGGACCGCGTCGAGTAACGACGAGGCGAGCATCGACTTGCCCGAACCGCTCTCCCCGACAACGCCGAGTATCTCACCACGGTCGAGGTCGATCGAGACGTGATCGAGGACGTACGATTCGCCGTCATCGTAGGTCACGGCCGCGTCGCGGATCTCGACGATCGGATCGTCGGTACTGTACACCTGGTCTGCAGTGGTCTGATCGGTTTCCATCAGGTCATCACCTCCGTGGGCGCGGCGACTTCCTCATCGTCTTCGGTCTCCGATTCGGACTCGCTGGCAAGTCGGGTCCGAACACGGGGGTTGAACACTCGGTCCATCCCCTGCGCGAGCAGGATGAGGCCGAGGGCGAGAAACATGATCGCGATCATAGGAACCGCAAGCTGATACATCGTCCCGCCGCCGCTGAGCGCACCGGCCTGGCTGTACGCATTGTCGAGCTGGATCCCCCAGTTAGCGACCGACGTGGGGAGGATGCCCAGATAGTAGAGTCCGACCGACGCGAAGACGACGTACCGAGCGGCGTTGGCGAAGTTGACAAGCACGTACGGCATGATATTCGGGATGACGTCCTTGATCAGGATCCGAGGCGTACTAACGCCCATCGTTCTGGACGCCTCTACGTAGGAGTTTTCGCGGATCGTCAGCACCTGCGATCGAATGGACCGAGCAAGCCCAGCCCAGTAGTTGATCGTGATGAGAATGCCGATCACGACGGCGCGCTCCGGCGAGACGACGACCGCCAGCACCATGATGAGCGGGAGGCCGGGAATCGACATCGCGACGTCCGAGAACGTCGTCAGAACGCGGTCGGTCGTCCCCCCCTTGTATCCCGCGACTGTTCCGATCAGAACTGCGAGCCCCGTCGCAAAGACGCCGCCCGACAAGATCATGACGAGCATCTCGGGTGTCGCGTGGATCGCCATGGCCAGGATGTCCTCACCGGAATTCGTCGTTCCGAGCGGTGCCTCCATCGTCTGGAACGGTTGCAGACTCCGCTCCGACTGGTTCGTGCTCGGCGACCGGTAGAGCCACGTGCCGACGGTGCCGATGAAGACGTATACGGCCAGGATGGATGCACCGAGACGCGTCCGGTTGTCCTCCCACGCGACGAGCCCCGGTTTGTAGACGAACTCCCGGTAGAAGTCTCGCAATCGGTCCGCCGTCGTGACTTCGACGTCGGACTGCGCGGCACCGAACGAGAACTCCTCTTCCGACTCGGTCGTGGATTCAGTATGCTTCACTGGAATCACCCGATTTGACACGAGGATCGACGAGTCCGTACGTCAAGTCAGCGATGTAGACCGACAACACGAGCGCGGTCGTAATGACGAGGAAGATTCCCATCATGAGCGGGTAATCCCTGTTGATGAGGGCCTCGAACATGTAGTATCCGATCCCCGTGTACGTAAAGACCTCCTCGAGGATCACCGATCCGCCAAGGTTGAACCCGATGAGCGTCAGGAACCCGGTATACATTGGCAGAATCGCGTTCCGGCCGACGTATCTAACGGCGATTCGGCGGTCAGAGAGTCCCCGCAGTCGCGCGACCCGGACAAAGTCCTCGCCGAGCACCTGAATACTGTTACCTCGCATCGCGAGCGTCTGCAGGCCGACCTGCGTGATCACGATCGATGCGATCGGGAGCGCCGCGTGGTACAACACGTTCCCCACGAACTGGAGCGACAGGCTGGGGGAGACGCCTGGGCTCGTTCGGTACCGCGCGGGGAAGATACCGAACTTGTACGAGAACACGACCACGAACAGGATGCCGAGCACATAGAAGGGAACAGACGAGAGCAGAATCGACAAACCGCTCGAGACCGTGTCGAACCTAGACCCTTCCTTGTACGCGATGAGCGCGCCCCAGACGACGGCGATCGCAAACAGGACGATAGTCGCCGTCACCATAACGAATACCGTCCACGGGAGCGCATCGGTGATGATACTGGAGACGGGCTCTCTAAAGTAAAACGACTCCCCCAGATTCCCGGACAGGAGCGACGACATGTACTCGTAGTACTCGACGTAGATCGGTTGGCTCTCCTCCTGTCGGGACTGGATGATGGAGTCGATGCGCGCAGGATCGACGCCCTGTCGGACCAATCGCGCCCTGAGCATCTCTAACGGGCCGCCGGGAATCGCCCGTATCAGCCCGAAGGTGAGCGTGACAGTGAACCACAACGTAAGCACTGCACGCCCAGTCCGCTTGACATAGTAATTATTCATGGGTAGGACTGCGTAATACTACTAAATAAGGTTTTTGGTTGAATGGTATGCGGTTGCATCGCAATTCCTCTATCCGTCGTATTGCAGTTCTCCCTGACGAATGAGCCAGAGGTTCGGCCACCGAACCTGCGAAACCTCGGCACCCTGTTCGGGAACGGACCACTCGTCGGTGGCAAGGAACGCCTGTTCTTGCTTTTCCATGACGGGGATCATGGGAAGGTCCACATTGGTCACCCACGCCTGTTCGATCGAGATCTCGCGGGTTGTCGCTTCGTCGGAGGTTTCGGACAGTTCCTTGAGGCGATCGCTAGGGTTCACCGTCATCGTTTCTGACCCGGTCCGAGAGGGGACGGTGACGTCGCCGTTGCTCCCGCCGCGGTTCTCGTTGGCGGGGTCGTAGTTGTACGAGAAGTTGCGGTAGTGCTCGAGGAGCTGGTGGTGAAGCGAGAAGTATGGGAACGACGCCCGACCCCCACCGGGAAGCCACCCGCCG carries:
- a CDS encoding ABC transporter permease, whose protein sequence is MKHTESTTESEEEFSFGAAQSDVEVTTADRLRDFYREFVYKPGLVAWEDNRTRLGASILAVYVFIGTVGTWLYRSPSTNQSERSLQPFQTMEAPLGTTNSGEDILAMAIHATPEMLVMILSGGVFATGLAVLIGTVAGYKGGTTDRVLTTFSDVAMSIPGLPLIMVLAVVVSPERAVVIGILITINYWAGLARSIRSQVLTIRENSYVEASRTMGVSTPRILIKDVIPNIMPYVLVNFANAARYVVFASVGLYYLGILPTSVANWGIQLDNAYSQAGALSGGGTMYQLAVPMIAIMFLALGLILLAQGMDRVFNPRVRTRLASESESETEDDEEVAAPTEVMT
- a CDS encoding ABC transporter permease, which encodes MNNYYVKRTGRAVLTLWFTVTLTFGLIRAIPGGPLEMLRARLVRQGVDPARIDSIIQSRQEESQPIYVEYYEYMSSLLSGNLGESFYFREPVSSIITDALPWTVFVMVTATIVLFAIAVVWGALIAYKEGSRFDTVSSGLSILLSSVPFYVLGILFVVVFSYKFGIFPARYRTSPGVSPSLSLQFVGNVLYHAALPIASIVITQVGLQTLAMRGNSIQVLGEDFVRVARLRGLSDRRIAVRYVGRNAILPMYTGFLTLIGFNLGGSVILEEVFTYTGIGYYMFEALINRDYPLMMGIFLVITTALVLSVYIADLTYGLVDPRVKSGDSSEAY